In Carassius auratus strain Wakin chromosome 41, ASM336829v1, whole genome shotgun sequence, the DNA window aaaaaaataataataaaaatatatatgtatatgtatgtatgtatgtatgtatgtatgtatgtgtatatatatatatatatatactattgttaaaacaaaaatacagtgcatgatcaaacatttaggtgagataaatgtatatttacatatatacccTCCACCCCtaaaaaaaatcctctcacaaGAGTCACCTAAGGGagaaattaattttcaaaaatgaaattcaggccctgaataaatgtctaaaaaatcTTGATTGGATTACCattataaataattctacatgataaaaTGGAGGTTCTAAAAAGATAAGCATCGGTGATCAGATCGACAGTTACAGCTATCTGTGATTGGTGATCGGCCTCAAAAATCCTAATCGGAGCACCCCTTCCTGAAATTCAATAAACTGTATATAATCTTATTTagtttggttacactttatttgaaagtgtcctttttacactgtaaatattcatttaagtactgtgtaatattaattaactacatgtactttttATGTGATTGGGTTTCGGTTTAGGGTTGCTTGCACTTAATTATGAATGATTAATTGCTAgtacgtgtaacaaggacaccttaaaaaaaagtgttacccTTAGTATTGCGATCTATGTAcacaatttaagttttaattgTAATTCCAGAATGTTTTTCCCAGATATCTAATAAAATGCAAGTCATTTTATTATGATTAAAGATAAGTACGATGGCTGAGAgcttactaataaaaaaaaaaaacacttgcagaTGAAGAAAACACCTTCATCAGTTTGACCATTTAAAGCACACATGTTGGCAAACTGATGGTGTTTTCTGaatttgctgatgtttttaaaaatttttttactagCATGTGTTTTAAGTTGCAGcgcgttgagctctctcggccatggatatgataaaaaaaaatttttttttggacagtTTTGTGGACTATTGGATAATACTAACCAGTATAAAAAATACATGATCCAGTTTATTCTCATTGGATAAAATTAAGACCTGCAGTTCAAGTTGTCTTTAAACAGATTAAATGTTAAGCAATACCTAATTGCACTTTTTGTGTGTGAATAGGTTCCTGGTGGCTTCATTGAGGACTCATGTGTGCTGAAGGGGGTGATGGTAAATAAGGATGTAACTCATCCCCGTATGCGAAGACTCATCAAGAACCCCAGAATTGTTTTGCTGGACTGCTCTCTGGAGTACAAGAAGGGTGAGAGTCAGGTAAGGTGTTGTCTGAATCCAGAATCTTCCTCTGACTGCCTTGCATCTAAAACACTGACCTTTGTCCTCTCGCTCCTCTCAGACTGATATTGAGATCACTCGTGAGGAAGACTTTGCCCGGATTCTGCAGATGGAGGAAGAGTACATCCAGCAGATCTGTGAAGACATTATTCGTCTCAAACCTGACCTGATCTTCACTGAAAAGGGCATCTCTGGTAAAAATGAGCACTTATGCAGTCATGTGTTTGAGAAGCAATGgtggtcttttttcttttttttttttttaagatcatgtGAGTTGTATTAAATTGTGATCTCTCTAGATCTGGCTCAGCACTATCTGATGAAAGCAAACATCACTGCAATCCGTCGTGTCAGGAAGACGGACAACAACCGTATTGCAAGGTGTAGAAATATGTGCTTTTGTCAACACATTGATGAATTGTTTTTCATGAATTTTTGTTGTGTAGTTGATTGCATCAGTGGTTATTTTGCCAGGCGTGCATGCACAAAATGcagaagttttttttataattccaagGTTCCCACAGCCTTTGGGAAACCTGGAAATAATAGgaaatttagaatttattaatcttaaaatgTTAATCGTGGCATGTCTTTAGTggatataaatttgtattttttgtatgccTAGTTGAGTTGCTTAGATATTGCGTGTGTAGATTAATGATGTTTGATTTGTGAGTGACAAACATTTTAAGAATGatgtttctttttaatgaatttggCAAAATGGTTTacaatttgattttttattagtatttatataatattatagttttttattaagttttaaataagcttttattttttatttatataatgtaagtTGTAGTAGTTTTGtgtgcttgtcatttttatttttgtgtatctTTTTAGTTTAGAAGTTTTAGTAATTAAACATTtcagttgaaaaaaatatatatataacaaggtttttattaagcatttttaattacataaagtTGTTATAAGTTAACAATGGCAATACTTGTACTCTCTACTTCTGCTTTGTCTCTCTCAGAGCATGTGGTGCACGTATTGCCAGTAGAACAGATGAGCTCCGTGAAGAGGATGTGGGTACAGGAGCTGGCCTATTTGAAGTGAAGAAGATCGGTGATGAGTATTTCGCCTTTGTGACCGAGTGCAAAGACCCCAAAGCCTGTACCATTCTGCTTAGAGGAGCCAGCAAGGAGATCTTAGCGGTGAGAAAAAGCTGGAAGAGGGAACCAAGGAGATAGAGACTGGGGCCACTGTTAAAAATTAGTGGAAGATTagtgagaatgttttttttaatcattattaagcCTCTCGAAAAGGTCTCTACAGTGAGATAATTCAGCAGGCCATTTGTTGAATGTTTGATCAGCTCAGCCAGAGTTGTCTGGTATCAGGGGATTTTGCACGTTAATTGACTTGTCACTGTTTGACTGATGATCTTTCTCAGGAAGTGGAGCGAAACCTGCAGGATGCCATGCAGGTGTGCCGTAATGTCCTGTTGGACCCGCATCTGTTGCCAGGCGGTGGAGCAGTGGAGATGGAGGTGTCCCATCGGCTGACGGAGCGTTCCCGAGCGCAGACTGGTGTAGAGCAGTGGCCATACCGCGCCGTGGCTCAGGCCCTGGAGGTCATCCCACGTACACTCATCCAGAACTGTGGAGCCTCCGCAATACGTGTGCTCACTTCCCTTAGGGTAAGTTGATCCAAAAGCACAgttcttgtatttttatttcagttttttgttaCTTCTCTTGAGTAACTTACATTTCAGTTGACGTAAATGTATGGCTGCGCTGCACAAGTAATTGAATTTGTAATTGTGATTTAAATTACTTGATCTTTCAAAGCAGCATGTTATTCTGCGTGCTtaagatcagtttttttttctttttacgcaTTATCTTAAGTggttttctattgttttaattttagttcttaagtaacattttaccatgcaaatgtttttttttttcttcttttttaaagtaTACAATCCAAAGTAGAGTTGATGTTTGAGGCATAATACCATGGTTTCAGTTTTTACAgcctgtttattttcatataaaaatattgattgaAAATGTTTATACTGTTTAAAGCGACAGCAATGTAAATGATAGTCGTAATTAATCtaaattacaatttcaagtaAATAATCgacaataatgttttttgtcaTAATCATGCAGCCATGTGTTAATGTGTTTCTCATCTCTATTGTAGGCCAAGCACACTCAGGAGGGCAATACCTCATGGGGTATCAATGGAGAGACAGGAACTCTTGCTGAAATGGAGCAGCTGGGGATTTGGGAACCGCTGGCAGTTAAAGCCCAGACATACAAAACTGCagttgaggtaaaaaaaaaaaaaaaaaaactgctccaGGAGGAAGATGGAGGTGATTTTTCTTGTGACTTAATGgattttctcattttcttcttaGACGGCCATCCTGTTACTGCGCATTGATGACATTGTTTCTGGTCACAAGAAGAAGGGAGACGATCAGGCAGGTGGTGCACCGATGGAGGACAAGGAGTAGAGGAACAGGAAAACACAGAGGATGAAGGAACAAGAGTTTAGAAAGGACAGTAATACAGCAAATGAATAGCAAATTTACACAAGCATTTATTTGTGCAAAACTCCATTCTCCAACACATTGTTCTGATCAGAAAGCCATTTGCACTGTTGCTTTGTGTTGTCATTAGTCCAGAAGCTCTTCTTCCGTTTTATTTTCCCCTCTGGCAAATGAAACGACTCTGGATTGGATTAGACTGTGCTTGTGCTAGAATCTCTGTGCTTCATTTTGCTGGTATTGTTACTTTGTATTGCCTACCAATGATAAATTTCAATATCAGACCATGTTGTGTTGAAATTTTCCTTTGCTGAACCTCCTTAAGTTGAATATAAACACGTTGGTAGCTTACTATGATTATGTAATTAATTTTCTTCACAGAAGCTTTAACCTTTGCAAATTCCTCCCAAAAAGTCACACGGAACActccacattttaaaatgtatttgacaaAAATGTCTACATGCATCAAAATTCAACTCCCATTTTCCCAAATGcaccactttacaataaggttaattttgttaacatttatgcattaggTATGAACCTACATTAATGCTGTTCAATGttagttaattttaatttctaaatgttCGTTAATGAATCctcatatattaatacaaatattaatgtattaagtATATGTAGACATGAGTATTAAATGTTAGCTAACATAAAACATGGACAAAACTTTGCTGTAAATCTTAGTGTAGAGACCTTTATTGTAAAGTTACCAGCTGtttctgtattaaaaatattttgtaaaaaagtcATATTGAGGCACCTAGCATTAACAGTATGACGTGCCATTTTAACACCATTCAAGGATGTTTCCTGTGGTCAAATGcagcattttacaaaatatatacaaatatatttgtaaaaataacactcaaaaacaaacaataaagtagaacaaatttttctttctaaagcaTCCCCCGTAGAATATTATACTTGAGTCCAGTAATGTTCAGATTTTCTAAACTTCAAACAATCTAGAAGGAAGGACCACCCATAAATTACATAGTGATCAGTTCATCTTTAAGTCTGTATAGGTTTGTCATTTAACAGTATTCTGAATGCTAAGACAATTAAATTTTTGGATTTCAGCACCACCAAAGAAGTTCAACTGCAGTTTTGGCTGTGCTGAATGGCACGCAGACCTAATCTGTCATAATCACAAAAACTGAATCCATCACCAGTCCTTGCCAAGagacaaaatacattcaaatttaCCCAGATTATCAGTCATGGGTTTCAATATGCCACTGATTTGTGTTCATGAGAGAGAGATGAGGATGTCACCCCTGGGCTCGTTCTCCTGTCTCTGGGTCCACGCCACTGTCCAGCTctgacaaaaacaagaaaaaataaaacttagatttttttttttttttttttttttatcaggcatGTAAAAGAATCACTTGACACAACCAAGGTCAGAATCTCTTACCCATGATTGTATCACTGGAGGACAGGCGGCACTGCTGGTTAAAGGAAAGTCCTGGAACATCTGATATTGCATAACCTGAACCAGTTGGATCCATATCTGTGTCCATGGCTGTTCAGATGGCAGGGAAAACAAAGGGTTTAATAATAACTTGACCCTCTACAGCATAGCATTGCCTTCAAGCAATGGGAAGTTTTTATTATGTCCATTGTTCAGTACATGATTTCTAAAATGATTGCAACCACTTAAACTGTTCAAAAAGTATCAAAGAACAGTCCAATAAGGTGTGAGAGTCACTATAAAGCACCATTTGAAGACAGGACTTacttttcagacatgagcacatGGTGTGAGAAGGCAGCAAGATTTTTTTGCTTTAGTAatcttatttaaaattacatgaatTGTGCATAAAAATGATGTGTGTGTATGAAGGTGTTGACGAGACAATGTTCAGAAATTGGCATGGGAACGTTGTGCGAGAAGTAGTAAGGAAGCAAGGGTCCACAGATTTCCCACTGGCAATAAATATGGACaaataatgtgtgaaaaaaatgGAAGATGCTGTTTCACAGAAGTTGAAGTTTCACACGGAGTAAAATCTTATTTCATATGCAGACTTGAGCATGATATGTCCTGCAGagttagctccaaccctgatcaaacacatcaGAACCAGCTAATGAATGTTTTGTAAGATTACTAGAAATCTACAGGCAGGTGTTTAATTGTTGGACCTAAACTaaacccaaaaatatattttgggatGGGGGGGTGAggggtcttaaaaaaaaaaaaaaaaaaaaatcaataaaatgttcccaaataaaccaaaaaaatgaTGTGGAATAATCATGTCATCAAAACATGTATAGAAGAAGGTTAATACCATGCATGCATTGCGTAGCAATAACTAACAATGTGCTTTTTGGTGCTGTATAGTCACACTTGAAAAATCACATTTGGTTccagctaattaaaaataattaaaaattttttgaTTTGATATGATTTGCTCTGGGGGGAAAAAGCCACTCTCtccatttataaatataatt includes these proteins:
- the LOC113059829 gene encoding T-complex protein 1 subunit gamma-like, whose protein sequence is MMGRPVLVLSQNIKRESGRKVQIGNITAAKTIADIIRTCLGPRAMMKMLLDPMGGIVMTNDGNAILREIQVQHPAAKSMIEISRTQDEEVGDGTTSVIILAGEMLSVAEHFLEQQMHPTVVISAYRQALDDMLNILKDISTPVDVNNRDMMLKIINSAINTKALSRWSTMACNIALDAVRTVELEENGRKEIDIKKYAKVEKVPGGFIEDSCVLKGVMVNKDVTHPRMRRLIKNPRIVLLDCSLEYKKGESQTDIEITREEDFARILQMEEEYIQQICEDIIRLKPDLIFTEKGISDLAQHYLMKANITAIRRVRKTDNNRIARACGARIASRTDELREEDVGTGAGLFEVKKIGDEYFAFVTECKDPKACTILLRGASKEILAEVERNLQDAMQVCRNVLLDPHLLPGGGAVEMEVSHRLTERSRAQTGVEQWPYRAVAQALEVIPRTLIQNCGASAIRVLTSLRAKHTQEGNTSWGINGETGTLAEMEQLGIWEPLAVKAQTYKTAVETAILLLRIDDIVSGHKKKGDDQAGGAPMEDKE